In a genomic window of Meriones unguiculatus strain TT.TT164.6M chromosome 8, Bangor_MerUng_6.1, whole genome shotgun sequence:
- the Swi5 gene encoding DNA repair protein SWI5 homolog — protein sequence SRLTPTLDPSDDRPSPLRVPRTSGLRRSEAELNRICHAAFRSPRSSPNPEQADEITEESLISDIQKLKEKRDMLDREITQLVSEGYRVIELEEHISLLHEYNDVKDVAQMLLGKLAVTRGVTTKDLYPDFDLDLND from the exons AGCCGTTTAACCCCAACCCTGGACCCTTCCGATGATCGTCCGTCGCCCCTCCGGGTACCTCGGACCTCAGGGCTCAGGAG GTCTGAGGCAGAACTCAACCGAATTTGCCATGCGGCCTTCCGATCACCG CGTTCATCTCCCAATCCTGAACAGGCTGATGAGATCACTGAAGAGTCTTTGATCTCTGACAttcagaaactgaaggagaagcgAGACATGCTGGACAGGGAGATTACCCAGTTGGTATCAGA GGGCTACCGTGTGATTGAACTGGAGGAACATATCTCCCTCCTCCATGAGTACAATGATGTCAAGGATGTAGCACAGATGCTACTGGGCAAACTGG cTGTGACCCGAGGTGTTACCACCAAGGACCTGTATCCAGATTTTGATCTAGACCTGAACGACTGA
- the Uck1 gene encoding uridine-cytidine kinase 1 isoform X1: MASAGGGGCESAPPEADRPQPRPFLIGVSGGTASGKSTVCEKIMELLGQNEVDRRQRKLVILSQDCFYKVLTAEQKAKALKGQYNFDHPDAFDNDLMHRTLKNIVEGKTVEVPTYDFVTHSRLPETTVVYPADVVLFEGILVFYTQEIRDMFHLRLFVDTDSDVRLSRRVLRDVQRGRDVEQILTQYTTFVKPAFEEFCLPTKKYADVIIPRGVDNMVAINLIVQHIQDILNGDLCKRHRGGPNGRNYKRTFPEPGDHPGVLATGKRSHLESSSRPH, from the exons ATGGCTTCGGCGGGAGGCGGCGGCTGTGAGAGCGCGCCGCCCGAGGCCGATCGTCCCCAGCCGCGGCCGTTCCTCATTGGCGTGAGCGGCGGCACTGCTAGCGGCAAG TCAACAGTATGTGAGAAGATCATGGAGCTGCTGGGACAGAACGAAGTGGACCGCCGGCAGCGCAAGTTGGTCATCCTGAGCCAGGACTGCTTCTATAAGGTTCTGACGGCCGAGCAGAAGGCCAAGGCCTTGAAGGGACAGTACAATTTCGACCACCCAG atgCTTTTGATAATGACCTGATGCACAGGACTCTGAAAAACATTGTTGAAGGCAAAACTGTCGAGGTTCCCACCTATGATTTCGTGACCCACTCAAG GTTGCCGGAGACCACGGTGGTCTACCCAGCTGACGTGGTTCTATTCGAGGGCATCTTGGTGTTCTACACTCAGGAGATCCGGGACATGTTCCACCTGCGCCTCTTTGTGGACACAGACTCTGACGTTAGGCTGTCTCGAAGAG TTCTCCGGGACGTGCAGCGAGGAAGAGACGTGGAGCAGATTCTGACGCAGTACACCACCTTTGTGAAGCCAGCCTTCGAGGAGTTCTGCCTGCCG ACCAAGAAGTATGCTGATGTGATCATCCCTCGAGGGGTTGACAATATGG TTGCCATCAACCTGATTGTGCAGCACATCCAGGACATTCTCAACGGCGACCTGTGCAAGCGGCACCGGGGAGGGCCCAACGGGCGCAACTACAAGAGGACATTCCCTGAGCCAGGAGATCACCCTGGGGTGCTGGCCACTGGCAAGCGCTCACACCTGGAGTCTAGCAGCAGACCCCACTGA
- the Uck1 gene encoding uridine-cytidine kinase 1 isoform X2 yields the protein MASAGGGGCESAPPEADRPQPRPFLIGVSGGTASGKSTVCEKIMELLGQNEVDRRQRKLVILSQDCFYKVLTAEQKAKALKGQYNFDHPDAFDNDLMHRTLKNIVEGKTVEVPTYDFVTHSRLPETTVVYPADVVLFEGILVFYTQEIRDMFHLRLFVDTDSDVRLSRRVLRDVQRGRDVEQILTQYTTFVKPAFEEFCLPETDSRDSSLSFRPRSMLM from the exons ATGGCTTCGGCGGGAGGCGGCGGCTGTGAGAGCGCGCCGCCCGAGGCCGATCGTCCCCAGCCGCGGCCGTTCCTCATTGGCGTGAGCGGCGGCACTGCTAGCGGCAAG TCAACAGTATGTGAGAAGATCATGGAGCTGCTGGGACAGAACGAAGTGGACCGCCGGCAGCGCAAGTTGGTCATCCTGAGCCAGGACTGCTTCTATAAGGTTCTGACGGCCGAGCAGAAGGCCAAGGCCTTGAAGGGACAGTACAATTTCGACCACCCAG atgCTTTTGATAATGACCTGATGCACAGGACTCTGAAAAACATTGTTGAAGGCAAAACTGTCGAGGTTCCCACCTATGATTTCGTGACCCACTCAAG GTTGCCGGAGACCACGGTGGTCTACCCAGCTGACGTGGTTCTATTCGAGGGCATCTTGGTGTTCTACACTCAGGAGATCCGGGACATGTTCCACCTGCGCCTCTTTGTGGACACAGACTCTGACGTTAGGCTGTCTCGAAGAG TTCTCCGGGACGTGCAGCGAGGAAGAGACGTGGAGCAGATTCTGACGCAGTACACCACCTTTGTGAAGCCAGCCTTCGAGGAGTTCTGCCTGCCG GAAACAGACTCAAGAGACTCCTCTCTGTCTTTCAGACCAAGAAGTATGCTGATGTGA